The Fulvivirga ligni genome window below encodes:
- the aroF gene encoding 3-deoxy-7-phosphoheptulonate synthase yields the protein MIIQLEKGLSEGNKQSIIDKVEALKYKTTEVKTQKGEYIIGIGKKDFDIREIGHMKGISDIHIVSDANMLVSRKWKVKPTVIDLGDGVTIEEGGMALMAGPCSIEGEEQIEKTIAHLKENNIKIMRGGVYKPRSSPYSFRGLGNDGLKTWYKLAREAGIKIITEVMQVSQIEEMYDYVDIYQVGARNTQNFNLLDELGKVDKPVLIKRGISGTIEELLGSAEYVFSAGNENLMLCERGIRTYERASRNTMDINAIAILKEKSHLPVIADPSHGIGIRDHVEPVALACVMAGADGVIYETHEVPEEAWSDGQQTLSFRESEKLIKKLRKTFELRESF from the coding sequence ATGATTATCCAATTAGAAAAAGGCCTCTCAGAAGGTAACAAGCAAAGCATAATAGATAAAGTAGAGGCTTTAAAATACAAGACTACAGAAGTAAAAACGCAAAAAGGCGAATACATCATTGGTATCGGAAAGAAGGATTTTGATATCCGTGAGATTGGCCATATGAAAGGTATTTCTGATATCCACATCGTTTCTGACGCTAACATGTTGGTTTCAAGAAAGTGGAAAGTAAAGCCCACGGTAATTGACCTGGGTGATGGCGTAACAATCGAAGAAGGAGGAATGGCACTAATGGCGGGTCCTTGTTCTATAGAAGGAGAAGAACAGATAGAAAAAACCATTGCTCACCTAAAAGAGAATAATATTAAAATTATGCGTGGTGGTGTTTATAAGCCGAGAAGCTCACCATATTCTTTCCGTGGTTTGGGTAATGATGGTTTAAAAACCTGGTACAAACTGGCTAGAGAAGCTGGTATAAAGATCATCACCGAAGTAATGCAGGTGTCTCAAATAGAGGAGATGTATGACTATGTAGATATCTATCAGGTGGGCGCCAGAAACACACAGAACTTTAACTTATTAGATGAGTTGGGTAAAGTGGATAAGCCCGTGTTAATTAAGAGAGGTATCTCAGGAACTATTGAAGAGTTATTGGGTTCTGCGGAATATGTGTTTTCAGCTGGTAATGAGAACCTTATGCTTTGCGAAAGAGGAATCAGAACCTACGAGAGGGCCAGTAGAAATACCATGGATATCAACGCCATAGCTATTCTGAAAGAGAAGTCTCACCTGCCTGTTATCGCGGATCCTTCTCACGGTATTGGTATTAGAGATCATGTAGAGCCAGTGGCTTTAGCTTGTGTAATGGCCGGAGCCGACGGTGTAATTTACGAAACGCATGAAGTACCAGAAGAGGCATGGTCTGATGGTCAGCAAACTTTAAGCTTCAGAGAGTCTGAAAAGCTAATTAAAAAGCTGCGTAAGACGTTTGAGCTTAGAGAGAGCTTTTAA
- the trpA gene encoding tryptophan synthase subunit alpha, producing the protein METTTINRINQLFQNKKDVLSVYYTAGFPKLDNTLEIAQNLEKAGADIIEIGMPFSDPVADGPTIQESNKIALDNGMTIKLLFDQIKNIRESVSIPIILMGYINPVIQFGIENFCKSCEEVGVDGLILPDLPMAEYMAVYKEKFEAHGLKNVFLITPQTSESRIKEIDNNTDGFIYMVSNASTTGAKGDFSEEQLVYFDRIKQMSLGNPTLIGFGISNNSTYSQACEYSSGAIIGSAFIKFLGSEGTSEDSIKKFVKDIKG; encoded by the coding sequence GTGGAAACAACGACTATAAACAGAATAAATCAGCTCTTTCAAAACAAGAAAGATGTGCTCTCTGTGTATTATACAGCAGGCTTTCCTAAGCTTGATAATACCCTTGAGATAGCACAGAATCTTGAGAAGGCAGGCGCTGACATCATTGAGATAGGCATGCCGTTCTCAGATCCTGTGGCAGACGGACCTACCATTCAGGAAAGTAACAAAATAGCACTCGATAATGGCATGACCATTAAGCTACTTTTTGATCAGATCAAAAATATTAGAGAGAGTGTATCTATTCCAATTATACTTATGGGATATATTAACCCAGTGATTCAATTTGGTATAGAGAACTTTTGCAAAAGCTGCGAAGAGGTGGGCGTAGACGGACTAATCTTGCCAGATCTTCCTATGGCTGAATACATGGCTGTGTATAAAGAAAAATTTGAAGCTCACGGGCTGAAAAACGTATTCTTAATCACACCTCAGACTTCTGAAAGCCGAATTAAAGAGATCGATAATAATACCGATGGTTTCATCTACATGGTATCAAACGCCAGTACTACAGGAGCCAAAGGAGATTTTTCAGAGGAGCAGTTAGTGTATTTTGATAGAATCAAACAAATGAGCCTGGGTAATCCAACCTTGATTGGTTTTGGAATCTCAAATAACAGTACTTACTCGCAGGCTTGTGAGTATAGCAGTGGTGCTATTATCGGTAGCGCATTTATAAAGTTCCTTGGTAGCGAGGGCACATCAGAAGATAGTATTAAAAAATTTGTAAAGGATATTAAAGGTTAA
- the trpB gene encoding tryptophan synthase subunit beta has translation MRYSVDENGYYGQFGGAYIPEMLYPNVEELRENYLAIMNDSEFKSEFHKLLKDYVGRPTPLYYASRLSEHYGAKIYLKREDLCHTGAHKVNNTIGQIILAQKLGKKKIIAETGAGQHGVATATVCALMGMECIVYMGEIDMARQRPNVERMKILGAEVIPAKSGSKTLKDATNEAMRHWISHPVDTHYIIGSVVGPHPYPDMVARFQSVISDEMRKQLNEAEGTEFPHYVLACVGGGSNAAGAFYHYLDEEKVKLVAVEAAGKGVDSGESAATSYLGKPGVLHGSKTLLMQTEDGQVVEPYSISAGLDYPGIGPIHAHLFDTGRVKFENATDEEAMKAGVELSKLEGIIPAIESAHALAALKKLQFNSSDIVVVNLSGRGDKDLETYIKWGQY, from the coding sequence ATGCGATACAGTGTAGATGAAAATGGTTACTACGGTCAATTCGGTGGAGCCTATATTCCTGAGATGCTTTACCCAAATGTGGAAGAGCTAAGGGAGAACTACCTGGCTATCATGAACGATAGCGAGTTTAAGTCTGAATTTCATAAGCTATTGAAAGATTATGTAGGCAGACCTACGCCTCTCTACTATGCATCCCGATTATCGGAGCATTATGGAGCTAAAATTTACTTAAAGCGTGAAGATCTTTGCCATACCGGTGCCCACAAGGTGAATAACACTATTGGGCAAATCATCTTGGCGCAAAAATTAGGGAAGAAAAAGATCATTGCTGAAACAGGAGCAGGACAGCATGGTGTGGCTACGGCTACAGTTTGTGCCCTTATGGGAATGGAATGCATTGTTTACATGGGTGAAATTGACATGGCTCGTCAAAGACCGAATGTAGAGCGTATGAAGATTTTAGGAGCTGAAGTGATACCAGCCAAAAGTGGTAGTAAAACCCTGAAAGATGCTACTAACGAGGCTATGCGTCACTGGATCAGTCATCCTGTAGATACGCACTATATCATTGGTTCTGTGGTTGGTCCACATCCTTACCCTGATATGGTGGCGCGTTTTCAAAGTGTGATCAGCGATGAGATGAGAAAGCAGCTCAACGAAGCTGAAGGAACTGAGTTTCCTCACTATGTACTTGCTTGTGTAGGTGGAGGAAGTAACGCTGCCGGAGCTTTTTATCATTATCTGGATGAAGAAAAAGTGAAGCTGGTAGCTGTAGAAGCTGCTGGTAAAGGTGTAGACTCAGGTGAATCTGCGGCTACTTCTTATTTAGGTAAGCCAGGCGTACTTCACGGAAGTAAAACACTGCTTATGCAGACAGAAGATGGACAAGTGGTAGAACCATATTCAATTTCAGCCGGCCTTGATTACCCGGGTATTGGACCTATTCACGCTCATTTGTTTGACACGGGCCGAGTGAAGTTTGAAAATGCTACCGATGAAGAAGCCATGAAAGCAGGAGTGGAACTAAGTAAATTAGAAGGAATTATTCCAGCTATAGAATCCGCACACGCACTGGCAGCCCTTAAAAAGCTGCAGTTTAACTCTTCAGATATTGTTGTGGTAAACCTATCAGGAAGAGGAGATAAGGACTTGGAAACCTACATCAAATGGGGGCAATATTGA
- a CDS encoding phosphoribosylanthranilate isomerase — protein sequence MPKLKDIKLKVCGLKHNIQEVVALQPDYVGFIFYPKSPRYVEDLTPEDVQTIPDIIKKIGVFVNEELDKVLDLVKQFQLDIVQLHGYESVEYCAKLKEHDITIIKVFSGNNELDWMEFKVYEEVVDYFLFDTRTDQFGGTGHSFDWSRLEKVHLSKPVFLSGGINLDNVEQVSDIKNVNIYAIDVNSKFEVSPGLKNIELLKQLKDKMLCDTV from the coding sequence ATGCCAAAGCTTAAGGACATAAAACTTAAGGTTTGCGGTTTAAAGCACAATATCCAGGAGGTAGTGGCTCTTCAGCCAGACTATGTAGGATTTATTTTCTACCCAAAATCTCCCAGATATGTGGAGGATTTAACTCCTGAAGATGTTCAAACTATTCCTGATATCATCAAGAAAATAGGCGTCTTCGTAAATGAAGAGCTGGATAAGGTGCTGGATTTAGTTAAGCAATTTCAGCTAGACATTGTGCAACTGCATGGATATGAGTCTGTTGAGTATTGCGCTAAGCTAAAAGAACACGACATCACTATTATCAAGGTGTTTTCAGGAAATAATGAACTAGACTGGATGGAGTTTAAGGTGTATGAAGAAGTGGTAGATTACTTCTTATTCGACACCAGAACGGATCAATTTGGCGGTACAGGACATAGTTTTGACTGGTCAAGATTAGAGAAAGTTCATTTATCCAAACCGGTGTTCTTGAGTGGTGGAATCAATCTGGATAATGTAGAGCAGGTTTCTGATATCAAGAATGTGAACATCTATGCGATAGACGTGAACAGCAAGTTTGAAGTAAGCCCTGGGCTAAAAAATATTGAATTATTAAAACAGCTAAAAGATAAAATGCTATGCGATACAGTGTAG
- the trpC gene encoding indole-3-glycerol phosphate synthase TrpC, with translation MNILEEIVAHKRQEVQEKKDLFPVRLLEKSIFYETPAASLRKYIRRADKSGVIAEIKRKSPSKGIINANVSIERTSIGYMQAGASALSVLTDTKFFGGKNEDLTTARKFNFCPILRKDFIIDEYQIIEAKSIGADAILLIAAVLTPEEIKTLGQFAHSLGMEVLLEVHNEAELTRSINEHVDLLGVNNRDLTSFKVDLNTSVTLASKIPSEFVKVSESGIHEPEDIVELKKHGFEGFLMGEKFMKNGRPEKSAERFIEKLSEIDKVNYAKA, from the coding sequence ATGAATATTTTAGAAGAAATTGTAGCGCATAAGCGCCAGGAGGTACAGGAGAAGAAAGATTTATTCCCGGTAAGATTATTAGAGAAGAGCATTTTTTATGAAACGCCAGCGGCTTCTTTAAGGAAGTACATCCGTAGAGCAGACAAATCAGGAGTTATAGCTGAGATCAAGAGAAAGTCACCTTCAAAAGGTATTATCAATGCCAACGTGTCTATAGAAAGAACGTCTATCGGATACATGCAGGCAGGAGCATCAGCGCTTTCAGTGCTTACTGATACGAAATTCTTTGGAGGTAAAAATGAGGACCTAACTACAGCTAGAAAATTCAATTTTTGCCCTATCCTAAGAAAGGATTTTATCATAGATGAGTATCAAATCATCGAGGCCAAATCAATTGGAGCAGACGCTATTCTTTTGATTGCCGCTGTTTTAACTCCTGAAGAGATAAAGACATTAGGGCAATTCGCTCATTCACTAGGAATGGAAGTGCTTTTAGAGGTTCACAATGAAGCTGAGCTGACCAGAAGCATCAACGAGCATGTAGATTTACTAGGTGTGAATAATAGAGACCTTACTTCATTCAAAGTAGATTTAAATACTTCTGTTACGCTGGCGTCCAAAATCCCATCTGAGTTTGTAAAAGTATCAGAAAGTGGTATTCATGAGCCTGAAGATATCGTAGAACTTAAAAAGCATGGCTTCGAAGGCTTTCTAATGGGCGAGAAGTTTATGAAAAACGGTAGACCGGAAAAATCAGCAGAAAGGTTCATTGAGAAACTAAGTGAAATAGATAAAGTGAACTATGCCAAAGCTTAA
- the trpD gene encoding anthranilate phosphoribosyltransferase: protein MKDILNRLIEHKSLSREDAKNILMKLTQGEYNQSQIAAFLTVYMMRSITVDELQGFRDAMLELCVPVEISEYDAIDLCGTGGDGKDTFNISTLSSFVVAGAGQTVAKHGNNGVSSVCGSSNLLAHFGYEFTNDIGELKRSLDEANICFLHAPLFHPAMKNVAPIRKDLGVKTFFNMLGPMVNPSFPKKQLVGVFSLELARLYGYLYQKTDKQFVILHSLHGYDEISLTGGFKVVSNNGERVLFPSDLGLPVLNQSDIYGGETIEEAAKIFNDVLHGNGTPQQEAVIIANAGMALYAADQSAGIEASMDKAKESLKSGKALEAFKKLVNKTKSYTTH, encoded by the coding sequence ATGAAAGATATTTTAAATAGACTGATAGAACATAAATCTCTGAGCCGGGAGGATGCTAAAAACATTCTTATGAAGCTGACGCAGGGAGAATATAATCAAAGTCAGATAGCCGCCTTTTTAACCGTATATATGATGAGGAGCATCACGGTAGATGAGCTTCAGGGCTTCAGAGATGCTATGTTAGAACTTTGTGTACCCGTGGAAATCTCTGAATATGATGCCATTGATTTATGTGGTACCGGAGGTGACGGTAAAGACACTTTTAATATAAGCACATTATCTTCTTTTGTAGTGGCAGGAGCTGGCCAAACGGTAGCTAAGCACGGTAATAATGGAGTTTCATCAGTATGTGGTTCATCAAACCTATTGGCTCATTTTGGGTATGAATTTACGAATGACATTGGCGAACTAAAAAGAAGTCTTGATGAAGCTAACATCTGCTTTTTGCACGCGCCTCTTTTTCACCCTGCCATGAAAAATGTAGCGCCGATAAGAAAAGATTTAGGGGTGAAAACATTCTTTAATATGCTGGGGCCGATGGTTAATCCATCATTTCCTAAGAAGCAGTTAGTAGGTGTTTTTAGCCTTGAGCTAGCTCGTCTTTACGGTTATCTCTATCAAAAAACAGATAAACAGTTTGTGATTCTTCACTCACTGCACGGGTACGATGAAATATCATTAACCGGCGGCTTTAAAGTGGTTTCGAATAACGGAGAAAGAGTGCTTTTCCCGTCAGATTTAGGTTTGCCGGTACTTAATCAATCAGACATTTACGGAGGTGAAACCATTGAGGAGGCAGCTAAGATTTTTAATGATGTACTTCATGGAAACGGCACACCACAGCAAGAGGCCGTGATTATTGCCAATGCAGGCATGGCTTTATATGCGGCGGATCAATCTGCCGGTATTGAAGCTAGCATGGATAAAGCAAAGGAATCTTTAAAATCAGGAAAAGCATTAGAAGCATTTAAAAAATTAGTCAACAAAACGAAAAGTTATACAACTCATTAA
- a CDS encoding anthranilate synthase component II: protein MKVLILDNYDSFTYNLVHIIRELGGVELDIFRNDKIDIKEVEKYDKILISPGPGIPDEAGILKQVVTTYGDHKSILGVCLGHQGIAEVYGSELFNMPEVMHGISSTITVTDADDYMFKGVPSSFKGCHYHSWAVVPESISDQLKVTALDERGNIMALSHKEYDVKGLQFHPESILTENGKQMLENWLRN from the coding sequence ATGAAAGTACTGATTTTAGATAACTACGATTCGTTTACCTATAACCTGGTTCATATTATCCGTGAGTTGGGTGGTGTAGAGTTAGATATTTTTAGAAATGACAAAATAGATATTAAGGAAGTGGAGAAGTATGATAAGATATTAATATCTCCAGGACCAGGCATACCTGATGAAGCGGGTATTTTGAAGCAAGTCGTAACTACCTACGGAGATCACAAAAGTATTCTTGGCGTGTGCTTAGGCCACCAGGGAATAGCAGAGGTATATGGTAGTGAACTTTTCAATATGCCAGAAGTAATGCACGGTATTTCTAGCACGATCACTGTGACAGATGCTGACGATTATATGTTTAAAGGTGTGCCTTCATCGTTTAAGGGATGTCATTACCATAGTTGGGCAGTGGTGCCTGAAAGCATCAGCGATCAGCTGAAGGTGACAGCCCTTGATGAAAGAGGAAACATTATGGCACTAAGCCACAAAGAATATGATGTGAAAGGTCTGCAGTTTCACCCTGAATCTATTTTGACGGAAAACGGTAAGCAAATGCTGGAAAACTGGCTAAGAAATTAA
- a CDS encoding anthranilate synthase component I family protein, with protein MTYKLKTISKKLLADTLTPVSIYLRLRDKFAQSILLESSDYHGTENSFSYICCSPISTFKVQNHSLTLSYPGKEDEVRKVHRSTVLEELNSFKDSFSTEESDYKFVTNGLFGYMAYDGVQYFEDIEFKNTNEDVPDIFYTLYRFVIVVDHFKNELYLFEHSVEGEEAPSVDLAYLESLININNNPEFHFQVTNGETSNYTDEEFLEILTNGRSHCLRGDVFQIVLARRFQSQFSGDEFNVYRALRSINPSPYLFYFDYGSFKIFGSSPESQIVIKDEKASIFPIAGTFRRTGNDESDAELARKLFSDEKENSEHVMLVDLARNDLSRSSKEVEVEVFKEIQYYSHVIHLVSKVTGQLAEGSSPLKLVADTFPAGTLSGAPKHMAMKLIDKYENRSRSYYGGAIGFMGFNGDFNHAIMIRSFLSKNNELHYQAGAGVVAKSSPESELQEVNNKLAALRNALDVAETINR; from the coding sequence ATGACTTATAAACTAAAAACCATTTCAAAAAAACTGCTGGCAGATACGCTTACACCGGTGAGTATCTACCTGAGGCTGAGGGATAAATTCGCCCAAAGCATTTTATTGGAGAGTTCAGACTACCATGGTACGGAAAACAGTTTTTCGTACATCTGTTGCTCCCCGATCTCTACTTTTAAAGTGCAAAATCATAGTCTTACACTCTCTTACCCGGGTAAGGAAGATGAGGTGAGAAAAGTGCATAGAAGTACTGTTTTAGAAGAATTAAATAGCTTTAAAGATAGCTTCTCCACCGAAGAGTCTGACTATAAATTCGTGACCAACGGCCTCTTTGGGTACATGGCTTATGATGGTGTTCAGTATTTCGAAGACATTGAGTTTAAGAATACAAATGAAGATGTGCCAGATATATTCTACACACTTTATCGCTTTGTAATTGTAGTAGATCATTTTAAGAATGAGCTATATCTATTTGAGCATTCAGTAGAGGGTGAAGAAGCCCCAAGTGTAGATTTAGCTTATTTAGAGTCATTAATTAATATTAACAATAACCCGGAATTCCATTTTCAGGTAACGAACGGAGAAACCTCCAATTACACTGATGAAGAATTCCTGGAGATACTTACCAATGGCCGATCGCATTGCCTTCGGGGAGATGTTTTCCAGATCGTGCTAGCCAGACGCTTTCAGAGCCAGTTTTCAGGTGATGAGTTTAATGTATACAGAGCCTTACGCTCCATTAATCCATCACCTTATTTATTTTATTTCGATTATGGAAGCTTCAAGATTTTTGGTTCGTCTCCAGAATCACAGATTGTTATCAAAGATGAAAAGGCAAGCATTTTTCCTATAGCAGGTACTTTCAGAAGAACAGGAAATGATGAGTCTGATGCAGAATTGGCAAGAAAGCTATTCTCAGACGAAAAGGAAAATTCAGAGCACGTTATGCTTGTAGATTTAGCCAGAAACGATCTGAGCCGTAGTTCGAAAGAGGTAGAAGTAGAAGTGTTCAAAGAAATACAATATTACTCTCATGTGATTCACCTGGTTTCAAAAGTTACTGGCCAGTTGGCAGAAGGTTCTTCTCCTTTGAAACTGGTAGCTGATACTTTTCCGGCTGGTACCCTTTCAGGAGCACCTAAGCACATGGCCATGAAGCTGATTGATAAGTATGAAAACAGAAGCAGAAGCTATTATGGTGGAGCTATTGGTTTCATGGGCTTTAATGGAGATTTTAATCATGCTATTATGATCCGCTCATTTTTGAGTAAAAACAATGAGCTTCATTATCAGGCAGGTGCCGGGGTGGTGGCCAAATCATCACCAGAGAGCGAGCTTCAGGAAGTGAATAATAAGTTGGCAGCATTGAGAAATGCACTGGATGTAGCCGAAACCATTAACCGATAA
- a CDS encoding M13 family metallopeptidase — protein MHFKHFKSFVPSAMVITALMALSCNKEQSKEEEVEVVGINTSYIDSTVRPTDDFFRYVNGKWIEKTDIPGDQGRWGSFNELREMTNETVLDVLETAGKNYKDGTDQKKAIDFYSVGMDSAMAESAGVKPLQPIFDKIAGIQNTEDLQQFLSYNEQIGGGSFFGFSVFADFKNSNAIATYLSQGGLGLPDRDYYTKTDSKSVEIREKYVQHVAKVLQMLGDEQANAQAQAERIIALETRLAEASMTNVERRNTPALYNKMSLGELGEIVPDFNWEEYLADMGVKGVDTLIVMQPKYMEEFEAILKGVPASTWREYLRWGVINHSANYLSHDFVQADFDFYSKELRGVEEMQPRWKRVLGTTNYALGEAIGKLYVDETFPPEAKKKAEEMVENIKLAFGDRIKGLEWMSDSTKQKALAKLTKMTVKIGYPDEWKDYSDLTVDVDPEKASYMSNILNATKFRFQEEIAKIGKPVDKSEWGMTPQTVNAYFNPMYNEIVFPAAILQPPFYNYKADMAVNYGGIGAVIGHEISHCFDDQGSRFDANGNLVNWWTDEDSESFKSRTGQLISQYDGYEPLDSVHVNGAFTLGENIGDLGGINVAYDGLQKHLEENGNPGLIDGMTPEQRFFMSWATIWRIKYKDETLRTQVNTDPHSPGMYRANGPLSNMETFYEAFDVKPGDGMYRSDSVRVKIW, from the coding sequence ATGCATTTTAAACATTTCAAGTCTTTTGTTCCATCAGCAATGGTGATCACAGCATTGATGGCTCTGTCTTGTAACAAAGAGCAGAGCAAAGAGGAGGAGGTAGAAGTAGTGGGGATTAACACTTCCTACATAGATTCTACAGTAAGACCAACTGACGATTTCTTTCGTTATGTAAATGGTAAGTGGATTGAGAAAACAGACATTCCTGGAGATCAGGGACGATGGGGTAGCTTTAACGAGCTAAGAGAAATGACCAATGAAACCGTGTTAGATGTACTTGAAACGGCTGGTAAAAATTATAAAGACGGTACTGACCAGAAAAAGGCCATTGATTTCTATAGTGTAGGTATGGATTCTGCCATGGCTGAGAGCGCTGGCGTAAAACCTTTGCAACCTATTTTCGATAAAATTGCCGGTATTCAAAATACTGAAGACTTACAACAGTTTTTATCTTACAATGAGCAAATCGGTGGTGGATCATTTTTTGGATTTTCAGTGTTTGCTGACTTTAAAAACAGTAATGCCATAGCTACTTACCTATCTCAGGGTGGTCTTGGCTTGCCAGATAGAGATTACTACACCAAAACTGATTCTAAATCAGTAGAGATTAGAGAAAAGTATGTACAGCATGTAGCTAAAGTGCTACAGATGTTAGGCGATGAACAAGCTAATGCTCAGGCTCAAGCCGAAAGGATCATAGCTCTGGAAACTCGTTTAGCCGAGGCTTCTATGACAAACGTAGAAAGAAGAAATACACCGGCTTTATATAACAAAATGTCTTTAGGTGAGCTAGGCGAAATAGTACCTGATTTTAACTGGGAAGAGTACCTTGCTGATATGGGTGTGAAAGGAGTAGATACACTTATAGTAATGCAGCCTAAATACATGGAAGAGTTTGAGGCGATATTGAAAGGTGTGCCGGCTTCTACCTGGAGAGAGTATTTGAGATGGGGAGTGATTAATCATTCTGCTAATTATTTGAGCCATGACTTTGTACAAGCCGACTTTGACTTCTATAGCAAAGAGCTTAGAGGTGTAGAAGAAATGCAGCCAAGATGGAAGCGTGTGTTAGGTACTACTAACTATGCCTTAGGTGAAGCTATTGGTAAGTTATATGTAGATGAAACATTCCCTCCAGAAGCTAAGAAAAAGGCTGAGGAAATGGTAGAGAATATTAAACTTGCTTTTGGCGATAGAATTAAAGGTTTAGAATGGATGTCTGATTCTACAAAACAGAAGGCACTGGCTAAGCTTACTAAAATGACGGTGAAAATCGGATATCCTGATGAGTGGAAAGATTATTCAGATCTTACCGTAGATGTAGATCCTGAAAAAGCATCTTACATGAGCAATATACTGAATGCTACAAAATTCAGATTTCAGGAAGAAATTGCTAAAATAGGAAAGCCGGTAGATAAATCAGAGTGGGGCATGACTCCTCAAACTGTAAATGCGTATTTCAACCCTATGTATAATGAAATAGTATTCCCAGCGGCTATTCTTCAGCCTCCTTTCTATAACTATAAAGCAGATATGGCGGTGAATTATGGTGGTATTGGCGCTGTAATCGGTCATGAAATCTCTCATTGTTTTGATGATCAGGGTAGCAGATTCGATGCTAACGGGAACTTAGTAAACTGGTGGACTGATGAAGACTCTGAAAGCTTTAAATCAAGAACAGGTCAGCTTATATCTCAATATGATGGCTATGAGCCGTTAGATAGTGTTCATGTAAACGGTGCTTTCACTTTAGGTGAAAACATAGGCGACCTTGGCGGTATCAATGTAGCTTATGATGGTCTTCAGAAACATTTAGAGGAAAATGGAAATCCTGGTTTAATAGATGGTATGACTCCTGAGCAAAGATTTTTCATGTCTTGGGCTACTATCTGGAGAATTAAATACAAGGATGAAACACTTAGAACTCAGGTAAATACAGATCCTCATTCACCAGGGATGTATAGAGCTAACGGACCTTTATCTAACATGGAAACTTTCTATGAAGCTTTCGATGTAAAACCTGGAGATGGCATGTATCGTTCTGATTCTGTGAGAGTTAAAATCTGGTAA